The uncultured Celeribacter sp. genome includes the window CGGGCGCAAGGCCCTGTTCGTGATGCTCAACCCCTCCACCGCGACAGAGGTGCAAAACGACCCCACCGTGGAGCGCTGTGAACGCCGTGCCCGCGCGCTTGGCTTTGGGTCCTTTTGCGTGACAAACATCTTTGCCTGGCGCAACACCGATCCCAAGGAAATGCGCCGCGCCGAAGATCCGATCGGTCCCGAAAACGACGCCACGATTGCCGAATACGCACTTTGGGCCGACCAGATCGTCTGCGCCTGGGGCACCCATGGTGCGCATCTGAGCCGCGGACCGGCGGTCGAACGCGTGCTGCGCGACACCGGACGCGACCTTTATCATCTGGGCCTGTCCAAGGCTGGCCACCCCAAACATCCGCTCTATATCGCTTACACACAGCAACCCGAACTCTGGCAACCGCGCTGAACGCCGTGGCCGCATTCTAAAGTTCACACATTTTCGCTAACACGACTGAAGTAAGAATTTCAAAGAGGCAGCGATGGATCCGCAAGACGAGCGCTTGAACGCCAACATCAAAGATCTCAAAGACGAGGTCGCCCAGCTAAACAGTCACCGGTTTGTACGCATTCACAACTCGACGCTGCAACTGATGTGGTTCCAGTTCCTGCGCGGGCTGGCGTTCGGCTTTGGCTCTGTGGCGGGGGCGACCATCGTCGTGTCCATCGTGGGCTATGTGCTCAACCAGATGCAGGTCGTGCCGATTATTGGCGAATGGGCCAAGGATCTGGCGGGCGAGATCATGAGCCAGACCCAGCGCGTCGAAACCGGACAGTAAGCACTCCGCCTCCACCCAAAGGCCGCCGAAACAGGAATTTTCCTTTCCTTTTGGGAAGAATCCGACTAAATGCGGCCAATCTTGCCTGCAATGGGCAGGAAAATTCTCCAAGGGCCCTGCTGGACGACATCCCGGCTTGCGCCATAACCCTTTGTTTTCGAAAGGAGACCCCGATGTCGATCACTGCTGAAGAAAAAGCACGCCTGATGAAAGAATTCGCGACCAAAGAGGGCGACACCGGTTCGCCTGAGGTTCAGGTCGCCATCCTGTCTTCGCGCATCTCCACGCTCACCGAGCACTTCAAGACCCACAAAAAAGACAACCACGGTCGTCGCGGTCTGCTCAAAATGGTCGCTCAGCGCCGTAAGCTGCTCGACTATGTGAAGGGCAAAGACGAAGCACGTTACCAGTCCCTTATCCAGCGTCTGGGCCTGCGTCGCTAAGCGCGTCACAGCAAGAATTTCGGGAAACGCCTGCTCCAACCGGAGCGGGCGTTTTTCTTTGAGCCCCACCTCACAAAACCTGCGATCCTTTCGGACGCCGGTCAGCGCGTCGCGTCAGCTTTCTTGATCAGCGCAGCCACACGGTGAGCGATGGCCTGCGATCCTTTCACCGACGGGTGGATCATGTCGATGCCGTGGAAACTGCGGTCCCCTTCCGGCACAAGATCAGCGAGCGACAGAAAATAGATTCCCGGGTCAGCCTCGGCCATGCGGGCCAGACGCTCCTCGAAGCGATTGCCCGCCGGCAGGCAGCTGTCGATGATCGACCCGACACCCGGGCTGCGCAGATACCCAAGGTAGATGACGCGCGCGCCCGAGGCACGGATGTCGCGCATCAGATCCGGGATCATGCCCTCAGCCCCCGTCTCGGACACCATCCGGTCAACCTTGTGTTCGCAGGCCTTACAG containing:
- a CDS encoding DUF1643 domain-containing protein; amino-acid sequence: MITRTHTKGDAPSTAVYSDCERYRYSLVRTWDTAGRKALFVMLNPSTATEVQNDPTVERCERRARALGFGSFCVTNIFAWRNTDPKEMRRAEDPIGPENDATIAEYALWADQIVCAWGTHGAHLSRGPAVERVLRDTGRDLYHLGLSKAGHPKHPLYIAYTQQPELWQPR
- a CDS encoding DUF5665 domain-containing protein, with protein sequence MDPQDERLNANIKDLKDEVAQLNSHRFVRIHNSTLQLMWFQFLRGLAFGFGSVAGATIVVSIVGYVLNQMQVVPIIGEWAKDLAGEIMSQTQRVETGQ
- the rpsO gene encoding 30S ribosomal protein S15 — translated: MSITAEEKARLMKEFATKEGDTGSPEVQVAILSSRISTLTEHFKTHKKDNHGRRGLLKMVAQRRKLLDYVKGKDEARYQSLIQRLGLRR